TGACTACAACACAAGACGATAGCCCCCGACCACCACACCAACGCGGACGGGGGCGCTGAACTACGATCCCGACTGGCCCGTTCCCTCGCTACCAGCGGTTTCGAGGACGTCTTCGTCATCGAGCGAGCGACCGCCAAGAAGATCCTCACGGAGAAGTGCCAGCAACTCATCGCCCGCATCCGTGAAGGCGATATCGAGTCCGTCCGCGCCCTCGCCGATGACCTCGATCGCGACGTCTCCGGTGTCAGTCGCGACCTCAATCTTCTCTTTGAGGCCGATATCATCGAGTTCGATACCGACGGCCAACGCAAAATCCCCTACCTCAAGCACGACACTGTCGTCGCCGAACCCATCGCGTAGCGACCTACGGACTCGGGCGAACGCTGTCCGGGAGACTCGGGACACGGTCACGAAGCTCAGTGAGGCAAGTTTCGAGGATTGCCATCGGATTCGAGTCTGTGAAGGATGCAGACTCACGGTGCGGTGCTGGCCACGCTTCGTGGTCAACTTGGAAATGACTTGGGCCGAGCTTCTCGTGGGTTTTGTCTTGATGCCAGCCACATGACCACGGGGTCCCCGGTTCATTATACTGAATGCGGAACTCATCGCGCTTGGAATGGGGGCGCCACTCGAATTCAAGTGTCGCGTCGCCAGCGTCCGTGTTCTGGTCAAAAAAGACCGCGCGATCGAGGGTCGCTACGAGACGGACTGGCCGCATCGGACTTGGTTTGGCTTCTACGGTCGTCACGCCAGCTTCCCGTTGAAGTCGATTTGTGACTCGTTTGTGGACCTCGTATCGGTGGAGATGCGTGTCTCCAGAAATCGGCGGATTTCCCATTTTACTGTCACCGAGTCAGTTGGCGGAGGCAATACGACTCTCACGAGTCGCCTCAATCGTATCATAGAGCTGAATCGCCTGCTTGATGAGCATCGCTTGGTGCTCATAGTAGTCCCAATCCTCCGCGTCGTGGCGCCGCTGCTGGCGTTCGGATGCCGGGATATCATCACCGACGGTCGCCCGAAGTTCGTCAGCGGACTCCACATCGTACTCCTCTTTCCACTCGTCGATATCGTCCCGGATTGCATCTAGTTCAGCCGTGAGTTCGTCTTTTCGATGGTCGTTGACGAGGTCACGGATCTGATCGAAATACTGGGTGACTGGATCTGGATAGTAGCGGGTCTCGCGGCCCCGCTGGATCGTCGCGAGTTTATCCGCTTCGACCAGTTGCGTGAGATACTTTTCAGCCGTGTTTCGGGCAACACCAGCAGCCTCAGCTATCTCTCCCGCATTTTTTGGTTCACGAACCGTCATCGCAACCTCCCGAATCCGGGCGACCTTTGCCGTGTGATCCGTGGTTCCAGAGTCGCTCATACACGTATTCGGATCTCCAGCACCATTACTGTTTTGAATCCTAGTTCAAAATATTGAATTAGTCTTGTTTTTCGCCCGCATACCGACGAACGGGCCTCGCATCCATC
This genomic window from Natronomonas marina contains:
- a CDS encoding ArsR/SmtB family transcription factor is translated as MSDSGTTDHTAKVARIREVAMTVREPKNAGEIAEAAGVARNTAEKYLTQLVEADKLATIQRGRETRYYPDPVTQYFDQIRDLVNDHRKDELTAELDAIRDDIDEWKEEYDVESADELRATVGDDIPASERQQRRHDAEDWDYYEHQAMLIKQAIQLYDTIEATRESRIASAN